One genomic segment of Sminthopsis crassicaudata isolate SCR6 chromosome 2, ASM4859323v1, whole genome shotgun sequence includes these proteins:
- the NFKB2 gene encoding nuclear factor NF-kappa-B p100 subunit isoform X1 — MEDCYGPGLDGIDYDDFQFNSPVVDRREPPEEAGGRNTGPSARIGVGLKGELKTPGSDLSPSPGDGPYLVIVEQPKQRGFRFRYGCEGPSHGGLPGASSEKGRKTYPTVKICNYVGPARIEVDLVTHSDPPRAHAHSLVGKQCTELGVCVVSVGPKDMTAQFNNLGVLHVTKKNMMEIMIQKLQKQRLRSRPQGLTEAERRELEQEAKELKKVMDLSIVRLRFSAFLRASDGSFSLPLPPVISQPIHDSKSPGASNLKISRMDKTAGSVRGGDEVYLLCDKVQKDDIEVRFYEDDENGWQAFGDFSPTDVHKQYAIVFRTPPYHKMKIERPVTVFLQLKRKRGGDVSDSKQFTYYPMVEDKEEVQRKRRKALPAFSQHFGDGSHMGGAGGGSAGGYGNGGGGGGLSFFPTSSLNYGLYSPGAAPVGSYSGGAGVQMSEESERAADGEGGKQMAPDSSAHPPPQGPQALKMLQEARQYNLRMFGLAQRSARALLDYGATADARTLLAGQCHLLRAQDENGDTPLHLAIIHGQTSVIEQMAHVIFRVPHLGIVNLTNHLQQTPLHLAVITGQSQVVSFLLSMGADPTLLDRHGDSALHLALRAGSPGLLQALLCHAGPALPQLLLMPDYEGLYPVHLAVRAHSPECLDLLVGSGADVELAERQGGRTALHLATESEELGLVSHLITKLGANVNAQTFAGNTPLHLAAGLGSPTLTRLLLKAGADVQAENGEPLCPLPSPPNSGSDSESDGAEEASGRKHRGHTPLDLTRSAKVRTLLLKAAQDTTEPPLTPPSPTGPGLSLGAATLQGLERLLDGPGGGGDWAELAERLGLRSLVDTYRSTASPSGSLIRSYQLAGGDLAGLIDALAAMGLDEGVRLLQGTEPRDKLPSTEVKEDSAYGSQSVEEEQEKMSMVPPPAGELTHRHPQEQVH; from the exons ATGGAAGATTGCTATGGCCCA GGCCTGGATGGCATCGATTATGATGATTTCCAATTCAACTCCCCAGTGGTGGATCGGAGAGAGCCCCCGGAGGAGGCAG GAGGCAGAAATACGGGACCTTCCGCCAGAATTGGGGTGGGTCTGAAGGGAGAGCTCAAGACCCCTGGCTCAGACCTCTCTCCAAGCCCAGGTGATGGCCCCTACCTGGTCATCGTAGAGCAGCCCAAGCAG CGTGGCTTCCGCTTTCGCTACGGCTGTGAGGGCCCCTCCCATGGGGGGCTTCCTGGAGCCTCCAGTGAAAAGGGTCGGAAGACATATCCCACAGTGAAG ATCTGTAACTACGTGGGACCAGCCAGGATTGAAGTGGACCTGGTCACACACAGCGACCCGCCCCGAGCCCACGCCCACAGCCTGGTTGGGAAACAGTGCACAGAGCTGGGCGTCTGCGTGGTGTCTGTGGGACCCAAGGACATGACGGCTCA GTTTAACAACCTGGGAGTCCTGCATGTGACCAAAAAGAACATGATGGAGATCATGATACAGAAGCTTCAGAAACAACGACTCCGCTCTAGGCCCCAAGGCCTCACAG AGGCCGAGCGTCGGGAGCTGGAGCAAGAAGCCAAAGAACTGAAGAAAGTGATGGACCTGAGCATTGTCCGGCTGCGCTTCTCTGCCTTCCTCAGGGCTAGCGACGGCTCCttctccctgcccctccccccagtcATCTCCCAGCCCATCCACGATAGCA AATCCCCTGGGGCCTCAAACCTGAAGATCTCCAGAATGGACAAGACTGCAGGGTCTGTTCGGGGCGGGGATGAGGTGTACCTTCTGTGCGACAAGGTGCAGAAAG ACGACATTGAAGTCCGGTTCTACGAGGACGATGAGAACGGCTGGCAGGCCTTTGGAGACTTCTCACCCACCGACGTCCACAAGCAG TACGCCATTGTGTTCCGGACACCCCCCTATCACAAGATGAAGATCGAGCGGCCAGTGACGGTCTTCTTGCAGCTGAAGAGGAAACGAGGAGGGGACGTTTCTGACTCTAAGCAGTTCACCTACTACCCCATGGTGGAAG ACAAGGAGGAGGTTCAGCGCAAGCGGAGGAAGGCCCTGCCGGCCTTTTCCCAGCACTTTGGAGATGGCTCCCACATGGGTGGGGCTGGGGGGGGTTCTGCTGGAGGTTATGGAAACGGAGGAGGAG GCGGTGGGCTCAGCTTCTTTCCCACCTCCTCTCTGAACTACGGCCTGTACTCTCCCGGGGCTGCCCCAGTGGGCAGTTATTCTGGGGGGGCGGGAGTCCAGATGTCTGAAGAAAGTGAGCGTGCAGCCGACGGTGAGGGGGGAAAGCAGATGGCCCCTGATTCCTCTGCCCATCCCCCACCCCAGGGACCCCAGGCCTTAAAGATGCTGCAGGAAG CCCGGCAGTACAACCTCCGCATGTTTGGGCTCGCCCAGCGCAGTGCCCGGGCCTTGCTGGACTATGGGGCCACGGCAGATGCCCGAACCCTTCTGGCTGGGCAGTGCCACCTGCTGAGGGCCCAGGATGAAAATGGAGACAC GCCTCTGCATTTGGCCATCATCCATGGGCAGACGAGCGTCATCGAGCAGATGGCTCACGTCATCTTCCGGGTGCCCCACCTCGGCATCGTCAACCTCACCAACCATTTACAGCAG ACGCCCCTCCACCTGGCTGTGATCACGGGGCAGAGCCAAGTGGTCAGCTTCCTCCTGAGCATGGGCGCCGACCCAACCCTGCTGGACCGCCATGGAGATTCTGCCCTGCACCTGGCACTGCGGGCAGGGAGCCCCGGCCTTCTGCAGGCGCTCCTCTGCCACGCGGGGCCTGCCCTTCCCCAGTTGCTTCTCATGCCCGATTATGAGG GCCTCTACCCGGTGCACCTGGCGGTGCGTGCCCACAGCCCGGAGTGCCTGGACCTGCTGGTGGGCAGCGGGGCCGACGTGGAGCTGGCGGAGCGGCAGGGAGGGCGCACCGCCTTACACCTGGCCACGGAGTCCGAGGAGCTGGGGCTCGTCAGCCACCTCATCACCAAG CTTGGTGCCAACGTGAATGCCCAAACTTTTGCCGGAAACACACCCTTGCACCTGGCAGCTGGCCTGGGCTCCCCTACCCTCACCCGCCTGCTGCTCAAGGCTG GAGCTGACGTGCAGGCTGAGAATGGAGAGCCCCTCTGTCCGCTGCCCTCACCCCCAAACTCAGGCAGCGACTCAGAGTCAGACGGGGCAGAGGAAGCAAGCGGAAGGAAACACCGGGGTCACACACCCCTGGACCTTACCCGCAGCGCAAAG GTTAGGACCCTGCTGCTGAAGGCTGCTCAGGACACCACAGAGCCCCCCCTGACTCCCCCAAGCCCCACAG GCCCTGGCCTGTCCCTGGGAGCCGCGACCCTGCAGGGCCTGGAGAGGCTGTTGGATGGACCAGGTGGCGGGGGAGACTGGGCTGAGCTGGCCGAGAGGCTGGGACTGCGCAGCCTGGTGGACACCTACCGCAGCACGGCCTCCCCCAGTGGCAGCCTGATCCGCAGCTACCAG CTGGCCGGAGGAGACTTAGCGGGCCTGATAGACGCTCTGGCCGCCATGGGCCTGGATGAGGGAGTGCGGCTACTGCAGGGAACGGAGCCCAGGGACAAGCTTCCAAGCACAG aaGTCAAGGAGGACAGTGCCTACGGCAGCCAGTCAGtagaggaggagcaggagaagaTGAGCATGGTCCCCCCGCCTGCTGGGGAGCTCACCCACAGGCACCCCCAGGAACAGGTGCACTGA
- the NFKB2 gene encoding nuclear factor NF-kappa-B p100 subunit isoform X2 — MEDCYGPGLDGIDYDDFQFNSPVVDRREPPEEAGDGPYLVIVEQPKQRGFRFRYGCEGPSHGGLPGASSEKGRKTYPTVKICNYVGPARIEVDLVTHSDPPRAHAHSLVGKQCTELGVCVVSVGPKDMTAQFNNLGVLHVTKKNMMEIMIQKLQKQRLRSRPQGLTEAERRELEQEAKELKKVMDLSIVRLRFSAFLRASDGSFSLPLPPVISQPIHDSKSPGASNLKISRMDKTAGSVRGGDEVYLLCDKVQKDDIEVRFYEDDENGWQAFGDFSPTDVHKQYAIVFRTPPYHKMKIERPVTVFLQLKRKRGGDVSDSKQFTYYPMVEDKEEVQRKRRKALPAFSQHFGDGSHMGGAGGGSAGGYGNGGGGGGLSFFPTSSLNYGLYSPGAAPVGSYSGGAGVQMSEESERAADGEGGKQMAPDSSAHPPPQGPQALKMLQEARQYNLRMFGLAQRSARALLDYGATADARTLLAGQCHLLRAQDENGDTPLHLAIIHGQTSVIEQMAHVIFRVPHLGIVNLTNHLQQTPLHLAVITGQSQVVSFLLSMGADPTLLDRHGDSALHLALRAGSPGLLQALLCHAGPALPQLLLMPDYEGLYPVHLAVRAHSPECLDLLVGSGADVELAERQGGRTALHLATESEELGLVSHLITKLGANVNAQTFAGNTPLHLAAGLGSPTLTRLLLKAGADVQAENGEPLCPLPSPPNSGSDSESDGAEEASGRKHRGHTPLDLTRSAKVRTLLLKAAQDTTEPPLTPPSPTGPGLSLGAATLQGLERLLDGPGGGGDWAELAERLGLRSLVDTYRSTASPSGSLIRSYQLAGGDLAGLIDALAAMGLDEGVRLLQGTEPRDKLPSTEVKEDSAYGSQSVEEEQEKMSMVPPPAGELTHRHPQEQVH, encoded by the exons ATGGAAGATTGCTATGGCCCA GGCCTGGATGGCATCGATTATGATGATTTCCAATTCAACTCCCCAGTGGTGGATCGGAGAGAGCCCCCGGAGGAGGCAG GTGATGGCCCCTACCTGGTCATCGTAGAGCAGCCCAAGCAG CGTGGCTTCCGCTTTCGCTACGGCTGTGAGGGCCCCTCCCATGGGGGGCTTCCTGGAGCCTCCAGTGAAAAGGGTCGGAAGACATATCCCACAGTGAAG ATCTGTAACTACGTGGGACCAGCCAGGATTGAAGTGGACCTGGTCACACACAGCGACCCGCCCCGAGCCCACGCCCACAGCCTGGTTGGGAAACAGTGCACAGAGCTGGGCGTCTGCGTGGTGTCTGTGGGACCCAAGGACATGACGGCTCA GTTTAACAACCTGGGAGTCCTGCATGTGACCAAAAAGAACATGATGGAGATCATGATACAGAAGCTTCAGAAACAACGACTCCGCTCTAGGCCCCAAGGCCTCACAG AGGCCGAGCGTCGGGAGCTGGAGCAAGAAGCCAAAGAACTGAAGAAAGTGATGGACCTGAGCATTGTCCGGCTGCGCTTCTCTGCCTTCCTCAGGGCTAGCGACGGCTCCttctccctgcccctccccccagtcATCTCCCAGCCCATCCACGATAGCA AATCCCCTGGGGCCTCAAACCTGAAGATCTCCAGAATGGACAAGACTGCAGGGTCTGTTCGGGGCGGGGATGAGGTGTACCTTCTGTGCGACAAGGTGCAGAAAG ACGACATTGAAGTCCGGTTCTACGAGGACGATGAGAACGGCTGGCAGGCCTTTGGAGACTTCTCACCCACCGACGTCCACAAGCAG TACGCCATTGTGTTCCGGACACCCCCCTATCACAAGATGAAGATCGAGCGGCCAGTGACGGTCTTCTTGCAGCTGAAGAGGAAACGAGGAGGGGACGTTTCTGACTCTAAGCAGTTCACCTACTACCCCATGGTGGAAG ACAAGGAGGAGGTTCAGCGCAAGCGGAGGAAGGCCCTGCCGGCCTTTTCCCAGCACTTTGGAGATGGCTCCCACATGGGTGGGGCTGGGGGGGGTTCTGCTGGAGGTTATGGAAACGGAGGAGGAG GCGGTGGGCTCAGCTTCTTTCCCACCTCCTCTCTGAACTACGGCCTGTACTCTCCCGGGGCTGCCCCAGTGGGCAGTTATTCTGGGGGGGCGGGAGTCCAGATGTCTGAAGAAAGTGAGCGTGCAGCCGACGGTGAGGGGGGAAAGCAGATGGCCCCTGATTCCTCTGCCCATCCCCCACCCCAGGGACCCCAGGCCTTAAAGATGCTGCAGGAAG CCCGGCAGTACAACCTCCGCATGTTTGGGCTCGCCCAGCGCAGTGCCCGGGCCTTGCTGGACTATGGGGCCACGGCAGATGCCCGAACCCTTCTGGCTGGGCAGTGCCACCTGCTGAGGGCCCAGGATGAAAATGGAGACAC GCCTCTGCATTTGGCCATCATCCATGGGCAGACGAGCGTCATCGAGCAGATGGCTCACGTCATCTTCCGGGTGCCCCACCTCGGCATCGTCAACCTCACCAACCATTTACAGCAG ACGCCCCTCCACCTGGCTGTGATCACGGGGCAGAGCCAAGTGGTCAGCTTCCTCCTGAGCATGGGCGCCGACCCAACCCTGCTGGACCGCCATGGAGATTCTGCCCTGCACCTGGCACTGCGGGCAGGGAGCCCCGGCCTTCTGCAGGCGCTCCTCTGCCACGCGGGGCCTGCCCTTCCCCAGTTGCTTCTCATGCCCGATTATGAGG GCCTCTACCCGGTGCACCTGGCGGTGCGTGCCCACAGCCCGGAGTGCCTGGACCTGCTGGTGGGCAGCGGGGCCGACGTGGAGCTGGCGGAGCGGCAGGGAGGGCGCACCGCCTTACACCTGGCCACGGAGTCCGAGGAGCTGGGGCTCGTCAGCCACCTCATCACCAAG CTTGGTGCCAACGTGAATGCCCAAACTTTTGCCGGAAACACACCCTTGCACCTGGCAGCTGGCCTGGGCTCCCCTACCCTCACCCGCCTGCTGCTCAAGGCTG GAGCTGACGTGCAGGCTGAGAATGGAGAGCCCCTCTGTCCGCTGCCCTCACCCCCAAACTCAGGCAGCGACTCAGAGTCAGACGGGGCAGAGGAAGCAAGCGGAAGGAAACACCGGGGTCACACACCCCTGGACCTTACCCGCAGCGCAAAG GTTAGGACCCTGCTGCTGAAGGCTGCTCAGGACACCACAGAGCCCCCCCTGACTCCCCCAAGCCCCACAG GCCCTGGCCTGTCCCTGGGAGCCGCGACCCTGCAGGGCCTGGAGAGGCTGTTGGATGGACCAGGTGGCGGGGGAGACTGGGCTGAGCTGGCCGAGAGGCTGGGACTGCGCAGCCTGGTGGACACCTACCGCAGCACGGCCTCCCCCAGTGGCAGCCTGATCCGCAGCTACCAG CTGGCCGGAGGAGACTTAGCGGGCCTGATAGACGCTCTGGCCGCCATGGGCCTGGATGAGGGAGTGCGGCTACTGCAGGGAACGGAGCCCAGGGACAAGCTTCCAAGCACAG aaGTCAAGGAGGACAGTGCCTACGGCAGCCAGTCAGtagaggaggagcaggagaagaTGAGCATGGTCCCCCCGCCTGCTGGGGAGCTCACCCACAGGCACCCCCAGGAACAGGTGCACTGA